The following proteins are encoded in a genomic region of Lutra lutra chromosome 16, mLutLut1.2, whole genome shotgun sequence:
- the C16H17orf58 gene encoding UPF0450 protein C17orf58 homolog isoform X2, with product MSLGTVRTKMTARAFWLLCLIVGSSPEAPVAERKASPPPNRKPDPGGGPSAEETPGPRAQPVPEVPRRPRAAEAAPRAWSDPRRRKPPPPAENRAGFREAARAPAGPPSPRLAQAENRASPRRVPALEDSPRRSRARALRFPTARSLARAAEAPASPAHPNRPRAAAPPPGPEPAPPPRLSPPRRDADPGAEPCARACRVDLDERESYCASEFAVNGIVHDVDVLGTGIRLVTLLVDRDGLYKMNRLYITPDGFFFRVHILVLDSSSCNKPCPEFKPGIETDLNTLYTDFVPPLVTWMPQPGSRYIVMGHIYHKRRQLPTALLQVLRGRLRPGDGLLMSGSSYVKRFNRKRNGQVQSAVHTQCV from the exons CGTCGCCGCCCCCCAACAGGAAGCCCGACCCCGGCGGCGGCCCGAGTGCGGAGGAGACGCCGGGGCCCCGAGCGCAGCCGGTCCCTGAGGTGCCGCGGCGGCCGCGCGCGGCCGAGGCCGCTCCCCGCGCTTGGTCCGACCCGCGACGCCGGAAGCCCCCGCCGCCCGCCGAGAACCGGGCCGGCTTCCGGGAGGCCGCGCGCGCGCCCGCCGGCCCGCCGAGCCCCCGCCTCGCGCAGGCCGAGAACCGCGCCTCGCCGCGCCGCGTGCCCGCGCTGGAGGACTCCCCGCGGCGCTCACGCGCCCGGGCCCTGCGCTTCCCGACCGCGCGGTCGCTCGCGCGCGCCGCCGAGGCTCCCGCCAGCCCCGCCCACCCCAACCGGCCGCGCGCCGCCGCGCCGCCCCCGGGGCCCGAGCCCGCGCCACCCCCGCGCCTCAGCCCGCCGCGGAGGGACGCGGATCCCGGCGCCGAGCCCTGCGCGCGCGCCTGCAGGGTGGACCTGGACGAGCGCGAGTCCTACTGCGCGAGCGAATTCG CAGTGAACGGAATCGTGCATGACGTGGACGTGCTCGGCACAGGGATCCGGCTGGTGACTCTGCTGGTGGACCGGGATGGGCTGTACAAGATGAACCGCCTGTACATCACTCCGGACGGGTTTTTCTTCCGAGTCCACATACTAGTCCTAGACTCCTCCAGCTGCAATAAGCCATGCCCAGAGTTTAAACCTGGTATTGAAACTGATCTGAACACTTTATATACGGATTTTGTGCCACCACTTGTAACTTGGATGCCACAGCCTG GAAGCAGGTATATTGTGATGGGCCATATCTACCACAAGAGACGCCAGCTCCCTACAGCTCTGCTCCAGGTCCTGAGAGGACGGCTCCGACCAGGAGATGGATTGCTCATGAGTGGCAGCAGCTACGTGAAGAGATTTAACCGAAAAAGGAATGGGCAAGTTCAAAGTGCCGTTCATACCCAGTGCGTTTGA
- the C16H17orf58 gene encoding UPF0450 protein C17orf58 homolog isoform X3 produces MTARAFWLLCLIVGSSPEAPVAERKASPPPNRKPDPGGGPSAEETPGPRAQPVPEVPRRPRAAEAAPRAWSDPRRRKPPPPAENRAGFREAARAPAGPPSPRLAQAENRASPRRVPALEDSPRRSRARALRFPTARSLARAAEAPASPAHPNRPRAAAPPPGPEPAPPPRLSPPRRDADPGAEPCARACRVDLDERESYCASEFAVNGIVHDVDVLGTGIRLVTLLVDRDGLYKMNRLYITPDGFFFRVHILVLDSSSCNKPCPEFKPGIETDLNTLYTDFVPPLVTWMPQPGSRYIVMGHIYHKRRQLPTALLQVLRGRLRPGDGLLMSGSSYVKRFNRKRNGQVQSAVHTQCV; encoded by the exons CGTCGCCGCCCCCCAACAGGAAGCCCGACCCCGGCGGCGGCCCGAGTGCGGAGGAGACGCCGGGGCCCCGAGCGCAGCCGGTCCCTGAGGTGCCGCGGCGGCCGCGCGCGGCCGAGGCCGCTCCCCGCGCTTGGTCCGACCCGCGACGCCGGAAGCCCCCGCCGCCCGCCGAGAACCGGGCCGGCTTCCGGGAGGCCGCGCGCGCGCCCGCCGGCCCGCCGAGCCCCCGCCTCGCGCAGGCCGAGAACCGCGCCTCGCCGCGCCGCGTGCCCGCGCTGGAGGACTCCCCGCGGCGCTCACGCGCCCGGGCCCTGCGCTTCCCGACCGCGCGGTCGCTCGCGCGCGCCGCCGAGGCTCCCGCCAGCCCCGCCCACCCCAACCGGCCGCGCGCCGCCGCGCCGCCCCCGGGGCCCGAGCCCGCGCCACCCCCGCGCCTCAGCCCGCCGCGGAGGGACGCGGATCCCGGCGCCGAGCCCTGCGCGCGCGCCTGCAGGGTGGACCTGGACGAGCGCGAGTCCTACTGCGCGAGCGAATTCG CAGTGAACGGAATCGTGCATGACGTGGACGTGCTCGGCACAGGGATCCGGCTGGTGACTCTGCTGGTGGACCGGGATGGGCTGTACAAGATGAACCGCCTGTACATCACTCCGGACGGGTTTTTCTTCCGAGTCCACATACTAGTCCTAGACTCCTCCAGCTGCAATAAGCCATGCCCAGAGTTTAAACCTGGTATTGAAACTGATCTGAACACTTTATATACGGATTTTGTGCCACCACTTGTAACTTGGATGCCACAGCCTG GAAGCAGGTATATTGTGATGGGCCATATCTACCACAAGAGACGCCAGCTCCCTACAGCTCTGCTCCAGGTCCTGAGAGGACGGCTCCGACCAGGAGATGGATTGCTCATGAGTGGCAGCAGCTACGTGAAGAGATTTAACCGAAAAAGGAATGGGCAAGTTCAAAGTGCCGTTCATACCCAGTGCGTTTGA
- the C16H17orf58 gene encoding UPF0450 protein C17orf58 homolog isoform X1, whose product MVCSSLGTVRTKMTARAFWLLCLIVGSSPEAPVAERKASPPPNRKPDPGGGPSAEETPGPRAQPVPEVPRRPRAAEAAPRAWSDPRRRKPPPPAENRAGFREAARAPAGPPSPRLAQAENRASPRRVPALEDSPRRSRARALRFPTARSLARAAEAPASPAHPNRPRAAAPPPGPEPAPPPRLSPPRRDADPGAEPCARACRVDLDERESYCASEFAVNGIVHDVDVLGTGIRLVTLLVDRDGLYKMNRLYITPDGFFFRVHILVLDSSSCNKPCPEFKPGIETDLNTLYTDFVPPLVTWMPQPGSRYIVMGHIYHKRRQLPTALLQVLRGRLRPGDGLLMSGSSYVKRFNRKRNGQVQSAVHTQCV is encoded by the exons CGTCGCCGCCCCCCAACAGGAAGCCCGACCCCGGCGGCGGCCCGAGTGCGGAGGAGACGCCGGGGCCCCGAGCGCAGCCGGTCCCTGAGGTGCCGCGGCGGCCGCGCGCGGCCGAGGCCGCTCCCCGCGCTTGGTCCGACCCGCGACGCCGGAAGCCCCCGCCGCCCGCCGAGAACCGGGCCGGCTTCCGGGAGGCCGCGCGCGCGCCCGCCGGCCCGCCGAGCCCCCGCCTCGCGCAGGCCGAGAACCGCGCCTCGCCGCGCCGCGTGCCCGCGCTGGAGGACTCCCCGCGGCGCTCACGCGCCCGGGCCCTGCGCTTCCCGACCGCGCGGTCGCTCGCGCGCGCCGCCGAGGCTCCCGCCAGCCCCGCCCACCCCAACCGGCCGCGCGCCGCCGCGCCGCCCCCGGGGCCCGAGCCCGCGCCACCCCCGCGCCTCAGCCCGCCGCGGAGGGACGCGGATCCCGGCGCCGAGCCCTGCGCGCGCGCCTGCAGGGTGGACCTGGACGAGCGCGAGTCCTACTGCGCGAGCGAATTCG CAGTGAACGGAATCGTGCATGACGTGGACGTGCTCGGCACAGGGATCCGGCTGGTGACTCTGCTGGTGGACCGGGATGGGCTGTACAAGATGAACCGCCTGTACATCACTCCGGACGGGTTTTTCTTCCGAGTCCACATACTAGTCCTAGACTCCTCCAGCTGCAATAAGCCATGCCCAGAGTTTAAACCTGGTATTGAAACTGATCTGAACACTTTATATACGGATTTTGTGCCACCACTTGTAACTTGGATGCCACAGCCTG GAAGCAGGTATATTGTGATGGGCCATATCTACCACAAGAGACGCCAGCTCCCTACAGCTCTGCTCCAGGTCCTGAGAGGACGGCTCCGACCAGGAGATGGATTGCTCATGAGTGGCAGCAGCTACGTGAAGAGATTTAACCGAAAAAGGAATGGGCAAGTTCAAAGTGCCGTTCATACCCAGTGCGTTTGA